In a genomic window of Methanorbis furvi:
- a CDS encoding ATPase: MKTEVLKSIKETEAQCKSMITAAQAEREQILANARLEADNLIAKATNVAEDYKKQRLSDARNVAAAKHAAIVEQGKTDAETTIAAGSKKLPQASSLFVERFKEKLHVSA, from the coding sequence ATGAAAACTGAGGTTTTAAAAAGCATCAAAGAAACCGAAGCCCAATGTAAATCCATGATCACTGCAGCCCAGGCCGAACGTGAGCAAATTCTTGCAAACGCCCGACTTGAAGCTGACAACCTGATTGCCAAGGCAACTAATGTTGCCGAGGATTACAAAAAGCAGCGTCTTTCAGATGCACGAAATGTTGCAGCAGCAAAGCATGCCGCAATCGTGGAACAGGGCAAAACAGATGCCGAAACCACGATTGCCGCCGGAAGTAAAAAACTCCCGCAGGCATCCTCGTTGTTTGTAGAACGGTTTAAGGAGAAACTGCATGTTTCAGCCTAA
- a CDS encoding V-type ATP synthase subunit F yields MEIAVIGNKEFVIGFQLAGVRKTYSAETPDKLTETITRVLNDPEVGILVLQSADLEQIPRRLQVVIENSVKPTIVTIGGQEAGLSLRERIKRSVGVDLWK; encoded by the coding sequence ATGGAAATCGCAGTTATTGGAAACAAGGAGTTCGTTATCGGATTCCAACTTGCAGGAGTACGCAAAACGTACTCTGCAGAAACTCCGGACAAACTGACCGAGACCATCACCCGTGTCTTGAACGATCCCGAAGTTGGCATTCTCGTTCTTCAGAGCGCAGACCTTGAGCAGATCCCGCGTCGTCTGCAGGTAGTCATTGAAAACTCCGTCAAACCCACCATTGTAACCATTGGCGGGCAGGAGGCAGGTCTCTCCCTGAGAGAGCGTATTAAGCGTTCGGTGGGTGTTGATTTGTGGAAGTAA
- a CDS encoding type IV pilin N-terminal domain-containing protein, whose translation MKSDDGVSPVVAVALLIGLVVTAGAVIGLVMLSTLEDASGTIPDVRFQTSVDGKSLYHAGGDALPLRNLVFYDTAARENMSVQLVKGGNTYAGSLDDKIWETGDKIQVPNGKLSVLSIVGLDSKNYPALLYMGANAAVLPIGDMVPDEWKEQQSGGEEEPDFPYVLDPEITVSWQDIIARVQNSDWIPKGTNIENNILVDETTGKYYYVYVSYTTTITEKDIQNPIEDFVNSKNNAVAIDFSQKIYTYENDTEYVLNEGRLWKKEGNSERGPKKGSLYVYNGVLYLAIQNAWAGAVDPGDGRGSLWRKLGDAI comes from the coding sequence ATGAAGTCTGATGATGGTGTTTCTCCGGTTGTGGCGGTTGCGCTTCTGATCGGCCTTGTGGTAACGGCGGGAGCGGTTATCGGTCTTGTGATGCTTTCGACACTTGAGGATGCGTCAGGTACGATACCGGATGTGCGGTTTCAGACGTCGGTTGACGGGAAGAGTTTGTATCATGCAGGAGGGGACGCACTGCCTCTGAGAAATTTGGTGTTTTATGATACAGCTGCAAGAGAGAATATGTCTGTTCAGCTGGTAAAGGGAGGAAATACCTATGCGGGGTCTCTTGATGATAAAATATGGGAAACAGGGGATAAGATTCAGGTCCCGAACGGAAAGCTGAGCGTGTTGTCAATTGTTGGGCTTGACAGCAAAAACTATCCTGCGCTGCTGTACATGGGAGCGAATGCGGCGGTGCTGCCAATCGGAGATATGGTGCCGGACGAGTGGAAGGAGCAGCAGAGCGGGGGAGAGGAGGAACCTGATTTTCCGTATGTACTTGATCCAGAAATAACAGTCTCTTGGCAAGATATTATAGCAAGAGTACAGAATAGCGACTGGATCCCAAAGGGGACGAATATTGAAAACAATATTCTTGTCGATGAAACAACAGGTAAATACTATTATGTCTACGTCTCGTACACGACAACGATTACTGAGAAAGATATACAGAACCCTATTGAAGATTTTGTAAACTCAAAAAATAATGCGGTAGCGATAGACTTCTCCCAAAAAATTTACACCTATGAAAACGATACGGAATATGTTCTCAATGAGGGTAGGCTTTGGAAAAAAGAAGGCAATAGTGAGAGGGGGCCTAAGAAAGGATCGTTGTATGTATATAATGGGGTACTATATCTTGCAATCCAAAATGCATGGGCAGGGGCAGTAGATCCAGGAGATGGGAGGGGAAGTTTATGGCGAAAGCTTGGGGACGCAATATAA
- a CDS encoding V-type ATP synthase subunit E family protein — MGLEVVVDEIKAKGTREAARIKSEAEAEAKTIVADATKRAEEIRLAAEADAVLQSDRIMIREVAAANLVVKRDQLNAQKELLDKVYSEASGEIANLPADVHAKAVRSLLKEAVKQIKEGVVLANERDEAAVKAALSELKTLSGFTFGGITDIDGGVVVQSADGQLTLDLSYQTFMAEVWESSLKDASEILFG, encoded by the coding sequence ATGGGACTTGAGGTTGTAGTTGACGAAATCAAGGCAAAGGGTACCCGCGAGGCAGCCCGGATTAAATCCGAAGCTGAAGCTGAAGCAAAGACTATTGTTGCAGACGCAACCAAACGTGCAGAGGAAATCCGTCTCGCTGCAGAAGCAGACGCTGTCCTTCAGTCTGACCGCATTATGATCCGTGAGGTCGCTGCGGCAAATCTGGTCGTAAAACGCGACCAGCTCAATGCACAAAAGGAGCTGCTCGACAAAGTCTACAGTGAAGCATCCGGCGAAATCGCAAACCTTCCGGCAGACGTTCACGCAAAAGCCGTACGCTCCCTTCTCAAAGAAGCTGTAAAGCAGATCAAAGAAGGTGTCGTACTTGCAAACGAACGTGACGAAGCTGCGGTAAAAGCAGCACTGTCAGAGCTGAAAACCCTTTCCGGATTTACGTTTGGAGGAATCACCGACATCGACGGCGGTGTCGTAGTACAGAGTGCCGATGGCCAGTTAACGCTTGACCTCTCGTATCAGACCTTTATGGCTGAGGTATGGGAGTCAAGTCTCAAGGACGCATCGGAGATCTTGTTTGGATGA
- a CDS encoding archaellin/type IV pilin N-terminal domain-containing protein, translating to MRSGTQNEDAVSPTIATILLIAIAVVLVVIVTGVVMGAIGGEQEDTKFVEIYMVPSGENAFLLTVMGGYDADTLVSLNAYITGVTFEDNGFINNTQVGIPYLLKVSGSSTNGNALFTLVGTFEDGTVQMLYQRMVTVRGSGGVPIATPTVNPPTGDGSSWDDYKFETGIMIDWDTTVPGDNNKRPNTIYYDKKSGTYLCYFDSWGTIGNIPSPKPSLEEHATKPEYSSVVLLDLSKRLTSKDYDSSLKDKAAWGGNYPTLGSLYLSEDGGLYVAKQSLNDGDNNHSPPPGGYWLLIATLN from the coding sequence ATGAGATCAGGAACACAGAATGAGGATGCAGTCTCTCCGACTATTGCAACAATTCTGCTGATTGCCATCGCGGTCGTACTTGTTGTGATCGTGACAGGTGTTGTGATGGGAGCCATTGGAGGCGAGCAGGAGGATACAAAGTTTGTAGAGATCTATATGGTGCCGTCAGGAGAGAATGCGTTTCTCCTCACCGTGATGGGTGGCTATGATGCGGATACGCTGGTGTCTCTGAACGCATATATCACCGGCGTGACGTTTGAAGATAATGGATTCATCAATAATACGCAGGTGGGCATCCCATATCTGCTGAAGGTTTCCGGGTCCAGTACGAATGGTAATGCTTTGTTCACGCTGGTCGGGACGTTTGAGGACGGGACAGTACAGATGCTCTATCAGAGGATGGTGACTGTGCGGGGGAGCGGAGGGGTGCCGATAGCTACACCAACAGTGAATCCACCGACAGGTGATGGAAGTAGTTGGGATGATTATAAATTTGAGACTGGAATTATGATCGATTGGGATACTACCGTACCAGGAGACAATAATAAGCGTCCTAATACGATTTATTACGACAAAAAAAGTGGCACATATCTCTGCTACTTCGATTCCTGGGGTACTATAGGGAATATTCCCTCTCCCAAACCCTCTCTTGAGGAACATGCAACAAAGCCGGAGTACTCCTCAGTGGTTTTATTGGATCTATCCAAGCGTCTGACATCAAAAGATTACGACTCTTCCTTAAAGGATAAAGCTGCTTGGGGTGGAAATTATCCCACGTTAGGTTCTCTTTATCTTAGTGAGGATGGAGGCCTTTATGTTGCAAAACAGTCCTTAAATGATGGTGACAATAATCATTCCCCCCCTCCAGGGGGATACTGGCTACTGATTGCAACATTGAATTGA
- a CDS encoding type IV pilin: protein MKSVAKKNDAVSPVIGTILLVAITVVLVAIVAAVVMGMVGGVGETKSVGVIVTPFSNTSQHGVIVTVSGGSDSGKINGMNVYLDGTNLGAVSETIVVGKPYEFGTTTDAGKSVSGTVTVSAKFLDNTTQVIYTNTVGIPATVSTT, encoded by the coding sequence ATGAAGTCTGTAGCTAAGAAAAATGATGCAGTCTCACCGGTTATCGGTACGATTCTGCTGGTGGCTATCACCGTTGTGCTTGTCGCAATTGTTGCCGCTGTTGTAATGGGTATGGTCGGCGGCGTTGGCGAGACCAAGAGCGTTGGTGTGATTGTCACTCCATTCTCTAACACATCTCAACATGGTGTAATTGTCACTGTCTCCGGTGGTTCCGATTCAGGTAAGATTAATGGAATGAATGTTTACCTTGATGGTACTAATCTGGGTGCTGTTAGTGAAACTATTGTTGTTGGTAAGCCATATGAGTTCGGCACAACAACTGATGCAGGAAAATCAGTTTCCGGTACTGTAACTGTGTCTGCAAAGTTCCTGGACAACACGACTCAGGTCATTTACACCAACACCGTTGGAATTCCAGCAACAGTATCAACAACATAA
- a CDS encoding type II secretion system F family protein, with protein MHIKAERLFSISILSGILAGIATFILLAYLSQLVVPLSFFAVFPVYGAIIVSVWLLIAVASMYAAHVAILYLPIVECNSRKMRIDLSLFNVATYLYALHHSEPNLYAVIASLAKHAAPYYGEAAHELRQVVFDCEMTSSDLYVALLRLSETTPSDKFRFFLTGLSSSYKTMGTATDYLRMKVEELRNELRISQKVYLNTLGVIAEMYITIFVAGPLFIIIVVMVMGMISSANPLILAVIIYVMLPFGTAIFLLMLDIISEIHEDKSEKLHAMASVQEPEHFPSIPLVMPTESESLMFAKLAENDKKIKYRSFVSSPVAHMKLHPELVLLFSVPCALIVIGVLYFLFVSVPLTPWTFIDWVTATEDIVMAGALVVLIPFAVFYAIKSRNARRVEEAIPDFADQMASAVRHNMTLGQAVGLIATEGKSNILGEINLIRRDVYWGALITDAIQRFSDTVRLGSIDRMTILISQAEHFTNRLSEVLQIIAEDAKSMVTMKTERRGDMLLYVMVVYLAFFVFVFVQSILVVMFLPMMVQGGDGMSIVGGMTGGGGISLDMYDRLIYHSVVIHGFCSGLVAGMMGEGSVLAGVKHSCIMMAIAMIVFVTLKFFFMS; from the coding sequence ATGCATATCAAAGCAGAGAGACTGTTTTCCATCTCTATCCTCTCAGGAATTCTTGCAGGTATAGCGACGTTTATCCTGCTCGCTTATCTGTCACAGCTGGTTGTGCCGCTCTCTTTCTTCGCAGTATTTCCTGTCTATGGTGCGATCATCGTTTCCGTCTGGCTGTTGATCGCAGTTGCTTCGATGTATGCTGCCCATGTCGCGATTTTATACCTCCCAATTGTGGAATGTAACAGCCGAAAAATGCGTATTGATCTGTCGCTTTTCAATGTGGCGACGTATTTGTATGCATTGCATCACAGTGAGCCGAATCTGTACGCAGTTATTGCATCTCTTGCAAAGCATGCGGCGCCTTACTATGGTGAGGCGGCACACGAACTCCGGCAGGTTGTTTTTGATTGTGAGATGACCTCATCTGATCTGTATGTTGCTCTTCTGAGGCTTTCGGAGACGACGCCTTCGGATAAGTTCCGGTTTTTTTTGACCGGCCTTTCGTCTTCGTACAAGACCATGGGAACTGCGACTGACTATCTGCGGATGAAGGTGGAGGAGCTTCGCAACGAGCTTCGTATTTCCCAGAAAGTGTATCTGAATACGCTTGGTGTTATTGCGGAGATGTATATTACAATCTTCGTCGCGGGCCCTCTGTTCATTATCATCGTGGTGATGGTGATGGGTATGATCTCCAGTGCGAATCCTTTGATCCTCGCTGTGATCATTTACGTGATGTTGCCGTTCGGGACTGCGATTTTCCTGCTGATGCTGGATATTATTTCAGAGATTCATGAGGATAAGTCAGAGAAGCTTCATGCGATGGCTTCGGTTCAGGAGCCTGAGCATTTTCCTTCAATTCCTCTGGTGATGCCAACTGAATCCGAGTCGCTGATGTTTGCAAAGCTTGCGGAAAATGATAAAAAAATAAAATATCGTTCGTTTGTGAGTTCTCCTGTTGCTCATATGAAACTCCATCCTGAGCTGGTGCTGCTGTTCAGTGTTCCGTGTGCGTTGATAGTGATCGGCGTTTTGTACTTTTTGTTTGTGTCTGTTCCTCTGACGCCATGGACGTTTATTGACTGGGTTACAGCGACCGAGGATATTGTGATGGCTGGCGCTCTGGTTGTGCTGATTCCGTTTGCGGTGTTTTATGCAATAAAGTCACGGAATGCCAGGCGCGTTGAGGAGGCCATTCCTGACTTTGCGGATCAGATGGCTTCTGCAGTGCGGCACAACATGACGCTCGGGCAGGCTGTCGGGCTGATTGCAACAGAGGGTAAGAGTAATATTTTGGGTGAGATCAATCTGATCCGCCGTGATGTTTACTGGGGCGCTCTGATCACGGATGCTATCCAGAGATTCAGTGATACGGTGCGTCTTGGTTCGATTGATCGGATGACTATTCTGATCTCTCAGGCAGAGCACTTTACGAACCGTTTGTCTGAGGTTCTGCAGATCATTGCCGAGGATGCGAAGAGTATGGTGACTATGAAGACCGAGCGCCGCGGTGATATGCTGCTGTATGTGATGGTGGTGTATCTGGCATTCTTTGTGTTTGTGTTCGTGCAGAGTATTCTTGTGGTGATGTTTCTGCCGATGATGGTTCAGGGGGGAGACGGGATGTCAATTGTTGGTGGTATGACCGGTGGCGGCGGTATTTCCCTTGATATGTATGATCGTCTGATCTATCACTCAGTGGTGATTCATGGTTTTTGTTCCGGGCTTGTGGCTGGTATGATGGGTGAGGGCTCAGTACTTGCGGGCGTGAAGCATTCGTGCATTATGATGGCTATTGCGATGATTGTGTTTGTTACACTGAAGTTTTTCTTCATGTCGTGA
- a CDS encoding V-type ATP synthase subunit C, with the protein MTEVMSGPAPYIYVSTRMRVRKAKLIQREEYLRMLNMGLPEFTRTIEEMEYKREVDELSASFGGVDLIENALSWNLAKEYQRIIALAPGEMKGFTRDYLHKWDIQNILTILRGKVQGLSEGKIRAVLVPAGELDAAVLDRLLTESSVERIIETLPQKQMAAILSAGLSEALETHSFGKLENELYKYYYATLIKAARGGMKGGLPFFKYVVFEIDIKNITNLFRIRAQGKPDVNTSDIWVEGGSYHAEELERLCSVAGLDEVVDTLKKKVKSPVLIEALESLREKKPIYAIEGMLITAQLNQMDNVSKRNPFSISPLLVYLERKKYEVANLRALARGKEAGLASEVLEKYLVM; encoded by the coding sequence ATGACTGAGGTAATGAGCGGTCCGGCTCCATATATCTATGTTTCAACCCGTATGCGGGTGCGCAAAGCGAAGCTCATCCAGCGAGAAGAGTATCTCCGCATGTTGAACATGGGCCTCCCCGAGTTCACCAGAACAATCGAGGAGATGGAGTACAAACGCGAAGTCGATGAACTCTCCGCATCATTTGGTGGTGTGGATCTCATTGAAAACGCCCTGTCCTGGAACCTTGCAAAGGAGTATCAGCGTATTATCGCTCTTGCTCCGGGCGAGATGAAAGGATTTACCCGTGATTACCTGCACAAATGGGATATTCAAAACATTTTGACTATCCTTCGTGGAAAAGTCCAGGGTCTTTCCGAAGGAAAGATCCGGGCAGTACTTGTACCGGCCGGCGAGCTTGACGCTGCCGTGCTTGATCGCCTGCTTACGGAATCGTCAGTTGAAAGAATTATTGAAACTCTGCCGCAGAAGCAGATGGCAGCAATTCTTTCCGCAGGACTTTCCGAAGCACTTGAGACCCATTCGTTTGGAAAACTCGAGAACGAACTCTACAAGTACTACTATGCGACGCTGATCAAAGCAGCACGCGGCGGCATGAAAGGCGGATTACCGTTCTTCAAGTACGTCGTGTTTGAGATCGACATCAAAAACATCACCAATCTCTTCCGTATCCGGGCTCAGGGCAAACCTGATGTAAATACTTCGGATATCTGGGTTGAGGGAGGGTCGTACCATGCCGAGGAACTCGAGCGTCTCTGCTCGGTTGCCGGTCTAGACGAGGTTGTCGACACACTCAAAAAGAAAGTCAAGTCGCCCGTTCTCATCGAGGCACTCGAATCACTGAGAGAGAAGAAACCGATCTATGCAATTGAAGGCATGCTGATCACAGCCCAGCTGAATCAGATGGACAATGTCTCAAAGCGCAACCCGTTCTCGATCTCTCCGCTTCTGGTGTACCTCGAACGAAAGAAGTATGAAGTTGCCAACCTCCGTGCACTCGCCCGCGGCAAAGAAGCAGGCTTAGCATCCGAGGTTCTGGAAAAGTATCTGGTGATGTAA
- a CDS encoding ATPase, with product MAIETMTVEAAQAMAVGYKAIGAGLAVGLAGVGTGLGEMGIGAAAVGATAEDRDMFGLALLFTVLPETIVIFGLVIALLLLF from the coding sequence ATGGCAATTGAAACTATGACAGTTGAAGCAGCACAGGCAATGGCAGTCGGATACAAAGCAATCGGTGCAGGTCTCGCAGTAGGTCTCGCCGGTGTCGGAACCGGTCTCGGTGAAATGGGTATCGGAGCAGCCGCAGTCGGAGCAACCGCAGAAGACCGCGACATGTTCGGTCTCGCACTTCTCTTCACTGTGCTTCCGGAAACCATCGTCATCTTCGGTCTTGTGATTGCACTGCTGCTGCTCTTCTAA
- a CDS encoding V-type ATP synthase subunit I, with amino-acid sequence MFQPKSMTHLLIAAPKGQMTSVVTELYRHRVFHITDFVDQGKEGYEGVRIGTPLEGAGDLSTNLLKIRSLENVFQTSPETLFDVPKRPVESIRQAIERELPAIEAEVNDLTVKRSTAESRIRECEQRIAELRPFALVPLEMDLYRGYDSITAIAGTIGNDVTIDVPHEKYYAARKDGNFIVVFVEKQHVVEVERTLSDADFQSVTIPNETGSVQAAVDKYTADQTQAKAAFTEANGKISELKAKYADLLAACDEVLSGDVERAEAPLRFATTEEAFVIDGWVPADHIEPITAGLTQATGGSVYVTVDDGDVDATAIPVEYNNPSFAKPTELFMDVYARPRYNEIDPTLILAIMFPIFFGLIVGDVGYGIIFLILALLVRKMAMFKGEGGKNLIKILVGASISTIFFGILYSECLGYALPWHAVMFQRHLAIGADAAHATGPDAIPLLIMSVWFGIIYITVGRIFGMINHYRMDHAGKHRTKAIIGQFGWIAILWGLLILVWSFFSIEQMFGISGMMPDFTNSPVIVPGLTVSALAGLILLVLGCIFLAQENVLDLMEIPTIISHVLSFCRIAAVGLSSVAIAMVVNYLSFGMFIDPALANLDAVGVIMIIVGVLIFICGHALNVGLGLLGGGLHSIRLHYVEFFTKFYVGGGIKYNPFGLKRKFSEE; translated from the coding sequence ATGTTTCAGCCTAAATCGATGACGCATCTGCTCATTGCAGCGCCAAAAGGGCAGATGACGTCAGTTGTGACTGAACTATACCGTCACCGAGTCTTCCACATAACCGATTTTGTAGATCAGGGGAAGGAAGGTTACGAAGGTGTACGCATAGGCACCCCTCTTGAGGGGGCCGGCGACCTTTCCACCAACCTGCTGAAAATTCGTTCTCTCGAGAACGTCTTTCAGACAAGCCCCGAAACGCTTTTCGACGTTCCCAAACGTCCTGTAGAATCGATCCGACAAGCAATTGAGCGTGAACTTCCTGCAATCGAAGCAGAAGTAAACGATCTCACGGTAAAACGATCGACCGCAGAGTCACGTATTCGGGAATGCGAACAGCGCATAGCAGAACTCAGACCTTTTGCACTCGTACCGCTTGAGATGGATCTCTACCGCGGTTACGACAGCATCACTGCAATCGCCGGCACAATCGGAAATGATGTTACCATCGACGTCCCGCATGAAAAATACTATGCGGCACGCAAAGATGGAAACTTCATCGTCGTATTCGTCGAAAAGCAGCATGTTGTAGAGGTCGAACGCACACTTTCCGACGCAGACTTCCAGTCCGTTACCATACCAAACGAAACCGGAAGCGTCCAGGCCGCAGTTGACAAGTACACTGCCGACCAGACCCAGGCAAAAGCCGCGTTCACCGAAGCAAACGGAAAAATTTCCGAGCTCAAAGCAAAATACGCCGACTTACTCGCCGCATGCGACGAAGTACTGTCCGGTGATGTGGAACGTGCCGAAGCCCCGTTGCGGTTTGCGACCACTGAGGAAGCATTCGTCATCGACGGATGGGTCCCCGCTGATCACATCGAACCGATCACCGCAGGCTTAACCCAGGCAACCGGCGGCAGCGTATACGTAACGGTTGACGACGGTGACGTCGATGCAACCGCAATACCGGTGGAGTATAACAACCCATCGTTCGCAAAGCCCACTGAACTTTTCATGGACGTCTATGCACGTCCAAGATACAATGAAATTGACCCGACCTTAATTCTCGCCATCATGTTTCCGATCTTCTTCGGTCTCATCGTTGGTGATGTGGGATACGGTATCATCTTTTTAATCCTTGCACTGCTCGTTCGAAAGATGGCAATGTTCAAAGGAGAAGGCGGTAAAAACCTTATCAAAATTCTCGTCGGAGCAAGTATCTCAACAATATTCTTCGGAATACTCTATAGTGAATGCTTAGGATATGCCCTGCCGTGGCATGCCGTCATGTTCCAGCGCCATCTGGCGATCGGAGCCGACGCCGCTCACGCAACCGGCCCTGACGCAATCCCTCTGCTGATTATGTCCGTATGGTTTGGTATCATCTACATCACCGTCGGCCGTATCTTCGGAATGATTAACCACTATAGAATGGACCATGCAGGAAAACACCGAACAAAAGCAATCATCGGACAGTTTGGATGGATCGCTATCCTCTGGGGTCTTTTAATCCTCGTCTGGTCGTTCTTCTCGATCGAACAGATGTTTGGAATCTCGGGCATGATGCCTGACTTTACGAACTCCCCAGTGATCGTCCCCGGCCTTACCGTGAGCGCACTTGCCGGACTTATTCTGCTCGTACTCGGATGCATATTCCTTGCACAGGAAAATGTGCTCGACTTAATGGAAATCCCGACAATCATCTCGCACGTACTTTCCTTCTGCCGTATCGCCGCAGTTGGTCTGTCGTCGGTTGCAATCGCAATGGTCGTCAACTACCTTTCCTTTGGTATGTTCATTGACCCGGCTCTTGCAAACCTCGATGCAGTCGGTGTAATAATGATTATTGTTGGTGTCCTCATATTCATATGCGGTCACGCCCTCAACGTAGGTCTCGGTCTCCTTGGTGGAGGTCTCCACTCGATTCGTCTTCACTACGTTGAATTCTTCACCAAATTCTACGTTGGTGGAGGTATCAAGTACAATCCGTTTGGACTTAAACGCAAATTCTCAGAGGAGTAA